One Candidatus Bathyarchaeia archaeon DNA segment encodes these proteins:
- a CDS encoding 4Fe-4S binding protein, whose translation MPEITVEKEKCVKCGLCAEVCPFGCVVLVDGYPEFKDCRFCGICVSRCPVSAISIERRELKEVDLSQYKGVMVFAEQREGKLAPVVYELVGKGLELAEKLGEPLVAVLLGDGVEECAQELLKYGVMKVYVYSHPVLRDFRDDPYSQVIVDLVREVKPSILLIGATSTGRSLAPRVSTMLRTGLTAD comes from the coding sequence ATGCCTGAGATCACTGTTGAAAAGGAGAAATGTGTGAAGTGCGGGCTGTGCGCTGAGGTCTGCCCCTTCGGATGCGTCGTGTTAGTGGACGGATATCCGGAGTTCAAAGATTGCAGGTTCTGTGGAATATGCGTATCCCGATGTCCAGTCTCAGCCATATCCATCGAGAGAAGGGAGCTAAAAGAGGTGGATTTGTCCCAGTATAAGGGAGTTATGGTGTTCGCTGAGCAGAGGGAGGGAAAGCTGGCGCCCGTGGTTTACGAGCTGGTGGGGAAGGGGTTAGAGCTGGCTGAAAAGCTGGGGGAGCCTTTGGTAGCCGTATTGCTGGGCGACGGCGTGGAGGAATGCGCCCAAGAGCTCCTCAAATACGGTGTGATGAAAGTATACGTTTACTCTCATCCTGTTTTAAGGGACTTCAGGGACGACCCATACAGCCAGGTCATCGTCGACCTAGTGAGGGAGGTTAAGCCCAGCATCCTGTTGATAGGCGCAACCTCCACGGGGAGATCCCTCGCCCCTAGGGTTTCAACCATGCTTCGAACAGGTTTAACCGCTGACT
- a CDS encoding electron transfer flavoprotein subunit beta/FixA family protein yields the protein MVCVKQVPETTEVKIDPKTGTLMREGVPAVINPFDLHAIEEGLRIREKVGGKVTVISMGPPQAEEAVRDALAMGCDEGVLLTDKAFAGADTLATSYTLACGIRKIGRFDLVICGMKTTDGDTGQVGPGLAQELGIPHVAYVNRINEIAEDCLVVEKLVEDGVEVIKCPLPCLITVLKGINEPRLPSLKTKLMARKAEIKKWGAGDLEGEQSRYGLDGSPTQVIKVFTPEPPSKGETIEGPPRVQAETLYMKLRELKVL from the coding sequence GTGGTTTGCGTGAAACAGGTGCCTGAGACCACTGAGGTGAAAATAGATCCTAAAACCGGGACTTTGATGAGGGAGGGGGTTCCAGCGGTCATTAACCCCTTCGACCTCCACGCCATTGAGGAGGGGTTAAGGATCAGGGAGAAGGTTGGGGGGAAGGTGACGGTGATCAGCATGGGTCCTCCTCAAGCTGAGGAAGCTGTAAGGGACGCTTTGGCGATGGGCTGTGACGAGGGAGTATTGTTGACGGATAAGGCCTTTGCAGGCGCCGACACGCTCGCCACCTCCTATACGTTGGCTTGCGGAATCAGGAAGATCGGTCGATTCGACTTGGTCATATGTGGGATGAAAACCACCGATGGAGATACAGGCCAGGTGGGTCCTGGACTGGCTCAGGAGCTTGGAATACCCCACGTAGCCTACGTGAACAGGATTAACGAAATAGCTGAGGATTGCTTGGTGGTGGAGAAGCTTGTAGAGGACGGCGTGGAGGTGATTAAATGCCCCCTGCCATGCTTGATCACGGTGTTGAAGGGAATAAACGAGCCTAGGCTCCCATCCCTTAAAACGAAGTTGATGGCGAGGAAAGCGGAGATTAAGAAATGGGGGGCTGGAGACTTGGAAGGCGAGCAGTCAAGATACGGGTTGGATGGGTCGCCGACCCAGGTGATCAAGGTGTTCACTCCTGAACCACCCTCTAAGGGGGAGACGATAGAAGGCCCCCCTAGGGTTCAGGCGGAAACCCTGTACATGAAGCTTAGGGAATTAAAGGTCTTATAA
- a CDS encoding FAD-binding oxidoreductase, producing MEVEGALPSYGKVTGELLDKLKRIVGEENIIVEGPSMKDYSHDEMAEEIAITHMPDVVVKPGNAEEVSRVLKLANEYLIPVTPRGAGTGLSGGAVPVYGGIVLCLERMNSVLEVDEDNLMMTVEAGAPLMNIYKALEGTGLFFPPHPGDESAQIGASVATNAGGARTVKYGVMRDYVKGAEVVLPTGEILNLGGKLMKNNTGYSLLHLLIGSEGTLAVFTKVVLRLLPKPKESMILIMQFNEVGDAISAVPDILKSGEIPLGLEYLERQCITPTEKLTGETWPAKGEAFLMVVVVGKSEDELYSICEDIAKVGERRGASDILLADKKRDQDAIMNIRSNIYEGLKPETLEILDVGVPPSRIAEFVRTVKKISSEETVFLPVYGHAADGNVHVHVMKTGLGENWKDTYLRVKQRLFEAGKALGGVITAEHGVGAQKIPDLHYTLTRKEIELMKALKRVFDPNNIMNPGKVLPPDL from the coding sequence ATGGAGGTCGAAGGCGCTTTGCCATCATACGGTAAGGTAACTGGGGAGCTTTTAGACAAGTTGAAGAGAATTGTAGGCGAAGAAAACATTATTGTTGAGGGGCCTTCCATGAAGGATTACTCCCATGACGAGATGGCTGAAGAGATAGCGATCACCCATATGCCCGATGTGGTGGTGAAGCCGGGGAACGCCGAGGAGGTTTCAAGGGTGCTGAAACTCGCCAACGAGTATTTGATACCCGTCACTCCTAGGGGGGCTGGAACCGGACTCAGCGGTGGGGCTGTTCCAGTTTACGGCGGGATAGTTCTATGCTTGGAGCGCATGAACAGCGTTCTCGAAGTGGATGAAGATAATTTAATGATGACTGTGGAGGCTGGGGCTCCGTTGATGAACATCTACAAGGCGTTGGAAGGAACAGGCCTATTCTTCCCCCCACATCCTGGAGATGAAAGCGCTCAGATAGGAGCTTCAGTGGCCACCAACGCTGGGGGAGCGAGAACCGTGAAGTACGGGGTCATGAGGGACTACGTGAAGGGCGCTGAAGTTGTGTTGCCTACTGGTGAAATCCTGAACTTAGGTGGGAAGTTGATGAAGAACAATACGGGTTATAGCCTCCTCCACCTTTTAATTGGAAGCGAAGGAACATTGGCCGTCTTCACGAAGGTCGTTTTAAGGCTGCTGCCTAAACCCAAGGAGTCCATGATCCTCATCATGCAGTTCAACGAGGTGGGCGACGCCATATCCGCCGTCCCCGACATTTTAAAAAGCGGGGAGATACCTCTAGGACTAGAATACTTGGAGAGGCAGTGCATAACCCCTACGGAGAAGCTGACCGGGGAAACCTGGCCCGCCAAGGGAGAAGCCTTCCTGATGGTGGTAGTCGTGGGGAAAAGCGAAGACGAATTATACTCCATATGCGAGGATATAGCTAAAGTAGGGGAGCGTAGGGGAGCCTCAGACATACTGTTAGCGGACAAAAAGAGGGATCAAGACGCCATCATGAATATTCGAAGCAATATATACGAGGGATTAAAGCCTGAAACCCTTGAAATCCTCGACGTAGGCGTACCTCCAAGCAGAATCGCGGAGTTCGTTCGCACCGTCAAGAAGATTTCATCCGAAGAAACCGTGTTCTTGCCAGTCTACGGCCACGCGGCGGACGGCAACGTCCACGTCCACGTGATGAAGACTGGGCTGGGGGAAAACTGGAAAGACACGTATCTCCGAGTTAAACAAAGACTGTTCGAGGCTGGGAAGGCGCTGGGCGGCGTGATCACAGCGGAGCATGGAGTTGGAGCTCAGAAAATACCGGACCTACACTACACCCTAACAAGAAAGGAAATAGAGTTGATGAAGGCCCTTAAAAGGGTCTTCGACCCAAACAACATCATGAACCCGGGAAAAGTGCTACCGCCTGACCTGTGA